The following nucleotide sequence is from Pandoraea oxalativorans.
CTCGCCGCAATGTTCCTTGGCGTAGTAATCGTCGGCGGCTGCGAAATAATGCGCCGCCGCGTATTGGTTGTTGCCGCGAATCGGGGTCACGTTGAGCATGGCGCACTCCTTACTTGACCTCGATCGCCGCTGCGCGATGCGGATAGTTCACATAGGGCAGCGTGATGCGGGCAATCGGAAAGTCCTCGGCAAACATGACGTAGCCGTGCAGATCGCGCAGGTTCGAGATTTCCGAGTCGAGCACGACCGGCTCGGGCGGACTGGCGAGCACCTGGCGGCTGAGGCCGGCCCCGCCCCGGCCGGCGTTGGACGTGACCTGGACGCGCTCGACGTGCTGCTTGCCGAGGATCTCGCTGGCCTTGTCCGCATTCAGCGCGTTCGACGCGCCGAAGATCAGATAGTTGCGAAAGCACGCGAGCAGCGTCTTGGCCGCGTCCGTGCCGTACGCTTCGTCGAGTTGCGCCCAATCCTGGATCGTGCCGACCATGCGCAGTCCGTGCTTGCGCCCCTTGGTGGCGGCCGGGACAAACGACTCAAGCTTGCCGAGCGACTCCAGCTCGTCGAGAAACAGCCACAGACGGGCGCCGGTCATCGGCGCATAGCTCAGGATCGTGGCGCAAATCGTGTCGATCCACGCGGCCACCAGCGGCCTTTGCGCCGTGCGCATGTCTTCCCGCCACGTGATGAACAGATTGCCGGCATGCGGGGCGTGCACCCACGTGTGCAGCGAGAAGTCGCCCTGGCTCATGAAGCGCAGCGGGCGCACATACTTGTTCATCATGAATTGGATTGAGGCGATGGCCTTCTCGGCGTTCACCCGAAAGTAGCCTTGCGAATCGGTGTTCTCGAGAAATTCGCGGATCGCCTCGCCATCCTCTCGCACCAGCAAATTTACGAGCCTGTCCTGATCGGGCGCGTCGGTCTCGACGAGCTTGCGCATGGTGTCGGCGAGCACGTCGCGCGCGTAGGCGCACCATTGCTCATCATTCGGATCGACCTGCGGCGGGATCACGCTCTTGGCCATGCGGTCAAAGTCATGCACGCCCTTGACCTCGTTAAACAGCGTCCAGCCTGCCGTGCGGCGGTCGAACGGGTTGAGAATCGTGTCCCCGGGAAAGGCGAACTTTGAATAGAACGTGCCATTGGGGTCGATCACCGCCATCTTGTCGCGCCGCTTCACGGCCGAGGCGATCATGCTCTCCATGGCCACGGACTTGCCCGCGCCCACGGACGCGCAAATGAGCGTATTGCGATTCTCCAGACGGATCGGCATCGGCATAGCCCCGACCATGATGGGGGCCAAAGCGGTCGCGGCCTCATCGTCCTTGCGCCGACGCCGGTTCTCGCGACGGTTGGCCGCGTTGACCTGACGCTTGACGCGATGCCAGTTCGCCATGCGGGCGCCGCGCATCCAGCGGCGATACGGGGCGCCGCGGAAGCCGTCGTCACCGTATTCGTGCACCACGTAAGCGCTCGCTGCGGCGAGTCCCAACCCGAGCATCGCCCCGCCGGCGATCAGCGGATGGTGCGGGGTCATCCGCAGCACGGCGGTGAGTGCTTCGGGTAGCGGGCGAAGCGGGACATGCGCCGCCCACGCACCTGCGAGCCAGCCGGCGATCGGCAGACTGACGCCAAAGAGCAGCGTGGCATTTTCGACCTCATGTTTCTGCATCACTGGCTCCCGATGGTGGGATGGTTTCGCCGGCCGGCGGCCGACCTATGCTAGTCACTCGGCCGGTACGGCCGGCCTTGCTCCCAGCGGCTTTGCCAGTGCGCAAGATACTGAGCGGCCAGCACGGGGTAATTCCACAGGACCAGCACGTTTTCGCTATTGCGCTTTGCGGCCCCCACGGTGAAATTGAAGCTCCCCGTCTCGACGTGCAGGCCGTCGATGACCACGTATTTGTCGTGATGGACCGCGTAGACGCTGACCGTGCGGGTCGCAACGCCGGCGTTGACCAACAGGTTGAGCGCCTGCCGGGACGCGGTCGAACGGGTGCC
It contains:
- a CDS encoding type IV secretion system DNA-binding domain-containing protein, with the protein product MQKHEVENATLLFGVSLPIAGWLAGAWAAHVPLRPLPEALTAVLRMTPHHPLIAGGAMLGLGLAAASAYVVHEYGDDGFRGAPYRRWMRGARMANWHRVKRQVNAANRRENRRRRKDDEAATALAPIMVGAMPMPIRLENRNTLICASVGAGKSVAMESMIASAVKRRDKMAVIDPNGTFYSKFAFPGDTILNPFDRRTAGWTLFNEVKGVHDFDRMAKSVIPPQVDPNDEQWCAYARDVLADTMRKLVETDAPDQDRLVNLLVREDGEAIREFLENTDSQGYFRVNAEKAIASIQFMMNKYVRPLRFMSQGDFSLHTWVHAPHAGNLFITWREDMRTAQRPLVAAWIDTICATILSYAPMTGARLWLFLDELESLGKLESFVPAATKGRKHGLRMVGTIQDWAQLDEAYGTDAAKTLLACFRNYLIFGASNALNADKASEILGKQHVERVQVTSNAGRGGAGLSRQVLASPPEPVVLDSEISNLRDLHGYVMFAEDFPIARITLPYVNYPHRAAAIEVK